The Miscanthus floridulus cultivar M001 chromosome 7, ASM1932011v1, whole genome shotgun sequence genome includes a region encoding these proteins:
- the LOC136468086 gene encoding protein argonaute 1C-like isoform X2 — protein MGSRRGRQHPGAGHAAQPPQPGGRGAARAQQPPQPAGRGGGGGRGGIQQQGRGGGRTSRVDEAQQQQQQPGRGGHARGESGAGRPQQYPRGATPVQGAASSSSSPLAPELRQAMEEAPRDFAPQAPPVQEAGPSQPSPEAPPPVQPREEHGPAEPTAGQEIVPTAPPQSSKSFRFPLRPGKGSIGTRCLVKANHFFAELPDKDLHHYDVSITPEVTSRVVSRAIIKELVNLYKQSYLGGRLPAYDGRKSLYTAGPLPFTSQEFHITLFDDDGGPGSERRRRNFKVVIKFAARADLHRLELFLAGRHAEAPQEALQVLDIVLRELPSSRPRYAPFGRLFFSPDLGRRQPLGDGLESWRGFYQSIRPTQMGLLLNIGRTRRAYPVQRAPALCGVWGRVSVASLTLVCAMRGDCDSKRQKHIRARFRSWDLWVMGPPRFRCATLIFVKGRPSAGGSHMSGVWGREKPRQAFPRKICGEAASNPRPGDSIKKALRGVKVEVTHRGNMRRKYRISGLTTQATRELTFPVDEGGTIKSVVQYFQETYGFAIQHTYLPCLQVGNQQRPNYLPMEVCKIVERQRYSKRLNQNQIRALLEETYQHPRDRERDIIRMVKQNAYDKDDYAQEFGIKISDRLASVEARILPAPWLKYNETGREKDCLPRVGQWNMMNKKMVDGGKVRSWICVNFARNVQDCVVRGFCHELALMRHASGMDFARERVLPPLYARPDQVERALKARYHDAMNVLGPKHKELDLLIGILPDNNGSLYGDLKRVCEIDLGIVSQCCCTKQVFKMNKQILANLALKINAKVGGRNTMLVDAVSRRIPLVTDRPTIIFGADVTHPHPGEDSSPSIAAVVASQDWPEVTKYAGLVSAQAHRQELIEDLYKVWQDPQRGTVSGGMIRELLVSFKKSTGQKPQGIIFYRDGVSEGQFYQVLLYELNAIRKACASLEANYQPKVTFVVVQKRHHTRLFAHNHNDQNSIDRSGNILPGTVVDSKICHPTEFDFYLCSHAGIKGTSRPAHYHVLWDENNFSADELQTLTNNLCYTYARCTRSVSIVPPAYYAHLAAFRARFYMEPETSDSGSVASGPAGRGPQSASHSTRGPGGAAVRPLPALKDNVKRVMFYC, from the exons ATGGGGTCGAGGAGGGGGAGGCAACATCCTGGTGCTGGCCATGCCGCGCAGCCTCCGCAGCCGGGCGGAAGAGGCGCTGCTCGTGCTCAGCAGCCTCCGCAGCCtgcaggaagaggaggaggaggaggtcgtgGAGGGATCCAGCAGCAGGGGCGAGGTGGAGGCCGCACGTCTCGTGTTGACGaggcccagcagcagcagcagcagccaggcaGGGGCGGCCACGCTCGTGGCGAGAGTGGAGCGGGGCGCCCACAACAGTACCCACGTGGTGCTACACCTGTACAGGGGGCTGCCTCGTCATCCAGCAGCCCTTTAGCTCCCGAGCTGCGCCAAGCAATGGAGGAGGCTCCTCGTGACTTCGCACCACAAGCGCCACCAGTGCAAGAGGCAGGTCCTTCGCAGCCATCGCCAGAGGCTCCCCCGCCTGTTCAGCCTAGAGAGGAGCACGGACCAGCTGAGCCCACTGCAGGCCAGGAGATTGTGCCTACTGCACCTCCACAATCAAGCAAGTCATTCAGGTTTCCTTTGCGCCCAGGAAAGGGCAGTATTGGCACCAGGTGCCTGGTTAAGGCCAACCATTTCTTTGCTGAGCTGCCAGACAAGGATCTTCATCACTATGAT GTCTCAATCACACCGGAAGTTACCTCAAGGGTTGTTAGTCGAGCCATAATCAAGGAGCTGGTCAATCTCTACAAGCAATCTTACTTGGGTGGGAGGCTACCGGCTTATGATGGTAGGAAGAGCCTGTACACAGCCGGCCCACTGCCGTTTACTTCACAGGAATTTCATATCACTTTATTTGACGATGATGGTGGCCCTGGTTCTGAGAG GCGACGTAGGAATTTTAAAGTAGTCATTAAATTTGCCGCACGAGCTGACCTCCACCGCCTCGAGCTGTTTTTAGCTGGGAGGCATGCAGAAGCTCCTCAAGAGGCATTGCAGGTTCTGGATATTGTGCTGCGGGAACTGCCTTCATCAAGGCCAAG GTACGCACCATTTGGCCGGTTGTTCTTTTCGCCTGACTTGGGCCGAAGGCAGCCACTTGGTGATGGATTAGAAAGCTGGCGTGGATTTTACCAGAGCATTCGTCCTACTCAAATGGGCTTGTTACTCAACATTG GAAGAACCAggcgggcgtacccagtgcagagagctcccgctctgtgcggggtctggggaagggtgtcagtggcaagccttaccctcgtctgtgcaatgcgaggagactgcgactcgaaaAGACAAAAACatatcagagccaggtttcgatcctgggacctgtgggttatgggcccaccacgcttccgctgcgccacTCTGATCTTtgtaaagggcagacccagtgccggaggctcccacatgagtggggtctggggaagggaaaaaccgaggcaagccttcccccgcaaaatctgcggagaggctgcttcgaacccgcgacctggtgactca ATCAAGAAAGCCTTGCGAGGAGTTAAGGTGGAAGTTACTCATCGTGGAAACATGCGGAGAAAGTATCGAATATCTGGGTTAACAACTCAGGCGACTCGAGAGTTAAC CTTTCCTGTTGATGAAGGGGGTACAATAAAGTCAGTTGTACAGTACTTTCAAGAGACATATGGCTTTGCCATCCAACACACCTACCTTCCTTGCCTTCAAGTTGGCAATCAACAGCGTCCAAATTACTTGCCAATGGAG GTCTGCAAAATAGTGGAGAGACAGAGGTACTCCAAGAGATTAAACCAGAATCAGATCAGAGCTCTTTTGGAGGAGACATACCAGCACCCACGCGATCGTGAGCGTGATATAATTCGG ATGGTTAAACAGAATGCCTATGACAAGGATGATTATGCACAAGAGTTTGGCATTAAGATTAGCGATCGTCTGGCATCAGTTGAGGCACGGATTTTGCCAGCTCCATGG CTTAAGTACAATGAGACTGGTCGAGAGAAGGACTGCTTACCTAGGGTTGGTCAGTGGAATATGATGAACAAG AAAATGGTAGATGGTGGTAAGGTCAGAAGTTGGATATGTGTCAATTTTGCTCGCAATGTGCAAGACTGTGTTGTTCGTGGGTTCTGTCATGAACTTGCACTGATGCGCCATGCGTCAGGAATG GATTTCGCTCGGGAGCGTGTTCTTCCACCTCTATATGCACGTCCTGATCAAGTGGAGCGAGCTCTGAAAGCTAGGTACCATGATGCCATGAACGTTCTTGGACCCAAACACAAGGAACTTGATTTACTTATTGGAATACTACCTGACAACAATGGCTCACTTTATG GTGATTTGAAGCGTGTCTGTGAAATAGATCTTGGGATAGTTTCACAGTGCTGTTGCACAAAGCAGGTTTTCAAAATGAACAAACAAATTCTTGCAAATCTTGCTCTGAAGATTAATGCCAAG GTTGGGGGCAGGAACACCATGCTGGTAGATGCTGTCTCAAGGCGAATTCCTCTGGTAACTGATCGACCTACAATCATATTTGGTGCTGATGTGACTCATCCTCATCCTGGTGAGGACAGTAGTCCCTCAATTGCTGCT GTTGTGGCCTCCCAAGATTGGCCAGAGGTGACAAAGTATGCTGGACTAGTTTCTGCTCAAGCTCATCGGCAAGAGTTGATAGAGGATTTGTATAAGGTCTGGCAAGATCCACAGAGAGGGACAGTAAGCGGTGGAATGATAAG GGAGCTACTTGTATCCTTCAAAAAATCAACTGGTCAGAAGCCCCAAGGAATAATATTTTACAG GGATGGTGTCAGTGAAGGACAATTTTATCAAGTTCTGTTGTATGAGCTCAATGCAATCCGAAAG GCCTGTGCCTCCCTGGAAGCGAACTACCAACCAAAGGTGACTTTTGTTGTGGTTCAGAAGCGCCATCATACTAGATTATTTGCTCACAACCACAATGATCAGAATTCAATTGACAGGAGTGGAAACATACTCCCAG GTACTGTTGTAGATTCGAAGATCTGCCATCCTACTGAATTTGACTTCTACTTGTGTAGCCATGCTGGCATTAAG GGCACTAGCCGTCCAGCTCATTATCATGTCTTGTGGGATGAAAACAACTTCTCTGCTGATGAGTTGCAGACTCTTACAAACAACCTCTGTTACAC TTATGCAAGGTGCACCCGCTCTGTATCGATCG TTCCACCAGCGTATTATGCTCACCTAGCTGCCTTCAGGGCTCGTTTTTACATGGAACCGGAGACTTCTGACAGTGGTTCGGTGGCAAGTGGTCCTGCAGGCCGTGGACCTCAGTCAGCATCCCATAGCACTCGGGGCCCTGGTGGTGCAGCTGTTAGGCCACTTCCAGCTCTGAAGGATAACGTAAAGAGGGTCATGTTCTACTGCTGA
- the LOC136468086 gene encoding protein argonaute 1C-like isoform X5 codes for MGSRRGRQHPGAGHAAQPPQPGGRGAARAQQPPQPAGRGGGGGRGGIQQQGRGGGRTSRVDEAQQQQQQPGRGGHARGESGAGRPQQYPRGATPVQGAASSSSSPLAPELRQAMEEAPRDFAPQAPPVQEAGPSQPSPEAPPPVQPREEHGPAEPTAGQEIVPTAPPQSSKSFRFPLRPGKGSIGTRCLVKANHFFAELPDKDLHHYDVSITPEVTSRVVSRAIIKELVNLYKQSYLGGRLPAYDGRKSLYTAGPLPFTSQEFHITLFDDDGGPGSERRRRNFKVVIKFAARADLHRLELFLAGRHAEAPQEALQVLDIVLRELPSSRPRYAPFGRLFFSPDLGRRQPLGDGLESWRGFYQSIRPTQMGLLLNIGRTRRAYPVQRAPALCGVWGRVSVASLTLVCAMRGDCDSKRQKHIRARFRSWDLWVMGPPRFRCATLIFVKGRPSAGGSHMSGVWGREKPRQAFPRKICGEAASNPRPGDSVRQLSPLHHIKKALRGVKVEVTHRGNMRRKYRISGLTTQATRELTFPVDEGGTIKSVVQYFQETYGFAIQHTYLPCLQVGNQQRPNYLPMEVCKIVERQRYSKRLNQNQIRALLEETYQHPRDRERDIIRMVKQNAYDKDDYAQEFGIKISDRLASVEARILPAPWLKYNETGREKDCLPRVGQWNMMNKKMVDGGKVRSWICVNFARNVQDCVVRGFCHELALMRHASGMDFARERVLPPLYARPDQVERALKARYHDAMNVLGPKHKELDLLIGILPDNNGSLYGDLKRVCEIDLGIVSQCCCTKQVFKMNKQILANLALKINAKVGGRNTMLVDAVSRRIPLVTDRPTIIFGADVTHPHPGEDSSPSIAAVVASQDWPEVTKYAGLVSAQAHRQELIEDLYKVWQDPQRGTVSGGMIRELLVSFKKSTGQKPQGIIFYRDGVSEGQFYQVLLYELNAIRKACASLEANYQPKVTFVVVQKRHHTRLFAHNHNDQNSIDRSGNILPGWTGVILMFVTAAYYLKNDFCHAVPFERYCCRFEDLPSY; via the exons ATGGGGTCGAGGAGGGGGAGGCAACATCCTGGTGCTGGCCATGCCGCGCAGCCTCCGCAGCCGGGCGGAAGAGGCGCTGCTCGTGCTCAGCAGCCTCCGCAGCCtgcaggaagaggaggaggaggaggtcgtgGAGGGATCCAGCAGCAGGGGCGAGGTGGAGGCCGCACGTCTCGTGTTGACGaggcccagcagcagcagcagcagccaggcaGGGGCGGCCACGCTCGTGGCGAGAGTGGAGCGGGGCGCCCACAACAGTACCCACGTGGTGCTACACCTGTACAGGGGGCTGCCTCGTCATCCAGCAGCCCTTTAGCTCCCGAGCTGCGCCAAGCAATGGAGGAGGCTCCTCGTGACTTCGCACCACAAGCGCCACCAGTGCAAGAGGCAGGTCCTTCGCAGCCATCGCCAGAGGCTCCCCCGCCTGTTCAGCCTAGAGAGGAGCACGGACCAGCTGAGCCCACTGCAGGCCAGGAGATTGTGCCTACTGCACCTCCACAATCAAGCAAGTCATTCAGGTTTCCTTTGCGCCCAGGAAAGGGCAGTATTGGCACCAGGTGCCTGGTTAAGGCCAACCATTTCTTTGCTGAGCTGCCAGACAAGGATCTTCATCACTATGAT GTCTCAATCACACCGGAAGTTACCTCAAGGGTTGTTAGTCGAGCCATAATCAAGGAGCTGGTCAATCTCTACAAGCAATCTTACTTGGGTGGGAGGCTACCGGCTTATGATGGTAGGAAGAGCCTGTACACAGCCGGCCCACTGCCGTTTACTTCACAGGAATTTCATATCACTTTATTTGACGATGATGGTGGCCCTGGTTCTGAGAG GCGACGTAGGAATTTTAAAGTAGTCATTAAATTTGCCGCACGAGCTGACCTCCACCGCCTCGAGCTGTTTTTAGCTGGGAGGCATGCAGAAGCTCCTCAAGAGGCATTGCAGGTTCTGGATATTGTGCTGCGGGAACTGCCTTCATCAAGGCCAAG GTACGCACCATTTGGCCGGTTGTTCTTTTCGCCTGACTTGGGCCGAAGGCAGCCACTTGGTGATGGATTAGAAAGCTGGCGTGGATTTTACCAGAGCATTCGTCCTACTCAAATGGGCTTGTTACTCAACATTG GAAGAACCAggcgggcgtacccagtgcagagagctcccgctctgtgcggggtctggggaagggtgtcagtggcaagccttaccctcgtctgtgcaatgcgaggagactgcgactcgaaaAGACAAAAACatatcagagccaggtttcgatcctgggacctgtgggttatgggcccaccacgcttccgctgcgccacTCTGATCTTtgtaaagggcagacccagtgccggaggctcccacatgagtggggtctggggaagggaaaaaccgaggcaagccttcccccgcaaaatctgcggagaggctgcttcgaacccgcgacctggtgactcagtgagacagctctcaccactgcaccat ATCAAGAAAGCCTTGCGAGGAGTTAAGGTGGAAGTTACTCATCGTGGAAACATGCGGAGAAAGTATCGAATATCTGGGTTAACAACTCAGGCGACTCGAGAGTTAAC CTTTCCTGTTGATGAAGGGGGTACAATAAAGTCAGTTGTACAGTACTTTCAAGAGACATATGGCTTTGCCATCCAACACACCTACCTTCCTTGCCTTCAAGTTGGCAATCAACAGCGTCCAAATTACTTGCCAATGGAG GTCTGCAAAATAGTGGAGAGACAGAGGTACTCCAAGAGATTAAACCAGAATCAGATCAGAGCTCTTTTGGAGGAGACATACCAGCACCCACGCGATCGTGAGCGTGATATAATTCGG ATGGTTAAACAGAATGCCTATGACAAGGATGATTATGCACAAGAGTTTGGCATTAAGATTAGCGATCGTCTGGCATCAGTTGAGGCACGGATTTTGCCAGCTCCATGG CTTAAGTACAATGAGACTGGTCGAGAGAAGGACTGCTTACCTAGGGTTGGTCAGTGGAATATGATGAACAAG AAAATGGTAGATGGTGGTAAGGTCAGAAGTTGGATATGTGTCAATTTTGCTCGCAATGTGCAAGACTGTGTTGTTCGTGGGTTCTGTCATGAACTTGCACTGATGCGCCATGCGTCAGGAATG GATTTCGCTCGGGAGCGTGTTCTTCCACCTCTATATGCACGTCCTGATCAAGTGGAGCGAGCTCTGAAAGCTAGGTACCATGATGCCATGAACGTTCTTGGACCCAAACACAAGGAACTTGATTTACTTATTGGAATACTACCTGACAACAATGGCTCACTTTATG GTGATTTGAAGCGTGTCTGTGAAATAGATCTTGGGATAGTTTCACAGTGCTGTTGCACAAAGCAGGTTTTCAAAATGAACAAACAAATTCTTGCAAATCTTGCTCTGAAGATTAATGCCAAG GTTGGGGGCAGGAACACCATGCTGGTAGATGCTGTCTCAAGGCGAATTCCTCTGGTAACTGATCGACCTACAATCATATTTGGTGCTGATGTGACTCATCCTCATCCTGGTGAGGACAGTAGTCCCTCAATTGCTGCT GTTGTGGCCTCCCAAGATTGGCCAGAGGTGACAAAGTATGCTGGACTAGTTTCTGCTCAAGCTCATCGGCAAGAGTTGATAGAGGATTTGTATAAGGTCTGGCAAGATCCACAGAGAGGGACAGTAAGCGGTGGAATGATAAG GGAGCTACTTGTATCCTTCAAAAAATCAACTGGTCAGAAGCCCCAAGGAATAATATTTTACAG GGATGGTGTCAGTGAAGGACAATTTTATCAAGTTCTGTTGTATGAGCTCAATGCAATCCGAAAG GCCTGTGCCTCCCTGGAAGCGAACTACCAACCAAAGGTGACTTTTGTTGTGGTTCAGAAGCGCCATCATACTAGATTATTTGCTCACAACCACAATGATCAGAATTCAATTGACAGGAGTGGAAACATACTCCCAG GATGGACGGGAGTAATACTGATGTTTGTTACTGCTGCTTATTATCTAAAAAATGACTTCTGCCATGCTGTACCTTTTGAAAGGTACTGTTGTAGATTCGAAGATCTGCCATCCTACTGA